Sequence from the Qipengyuania pelagi genome:
CCACGCCTCGTCGACCGGCTGACCGGCCTGACGCTTCGCTTCGATCGCCTGGCTAAGATAGGTGATGCCATCGGCGAAGCGGTCTTCGGCGAAATAGGTCTCAGCGATCAGGGCCTCCGGATCGTTTTCCGTGTAACCCAACGCAACCGCCTGCTCCATATAGCTACGTGCCGCGCTGAAATCGCGATCCTGATAAGCATACTGACCGGCGAGGAAATTATACTGCGGCTGATTGGCGGCAGGAACCTTCCCGCTTTCGAGCATCATCGCGATGCCTTGGCGCTGGAGCGACCGATCGCTTGCCTTGGTGCCGACCGCATAGGTGAAATTACCCGCGACGAAGCGATCATCGTTATTTTCGACAGCCGCGATCATTCCGGGCAGCGCCGCCTTGACTGCCGCGATATCGGTGCCTTGGTCGAACTGGGTCTGAACCGGATTATAGGCCGCGATAAAAGCCTTGGAATATTGCGGCTTGGCGGCTTCATCGCCATCCTTCTTTTTCTTCTGTGCGGCAGCAGGCGCTTCGAGCGCGGTCACGGACAGAACGCCGCCCATGCCCAGCGCGAGCGCCAGAGCGAGAGTGGACGAGCGCTTGGAGAAAACGGTAAATCGCATAAGAGTGCTCCCAAGAGTGGTACAGGTGATCCTTGTTACCGGATCGCCCGACGATCGGGCGGACCTTTGGCGACAAGGCTCCTTCATTGCAAATCGGTCTAGGCAAAGTGGGCTGAATAGCGTTTGAATGTCCACAAATGCCGCAGTTCATTTCGGCCCGCCCGTTGGTCCGGGCCGGATGTGTGGATAAAGCGCGCGACAGGGCGGGCCGGTTCCCCGGTTCCGGTGGCGCAGGGCGGCTTTTTGCCCTAGCCTCCCACCATTCCGCATTTCCGCTGACTATCGAGAAGACGCAGTCTTGAGCGACGATACCGACATGATCACTCCCGCGCCCTATGGCGGGGACGAATACGCCCGCATCGACATCGTCGATGAGATGAAGACCAGCTATCTCGATTACGCGATGAGCGTGATCGTGAGCCGCGCGCTTCCCGATGTGCGCGACGGGTTGAAGCCGGTCCACCGCCGCATCCTCTTCGCCAGCCAGGAAGGCGGCTTCGTCGCCGGAAGGCCCTATCGCAAGAGCGCCAAGATCGTCGGCGACGTGATGGGCAACTACCACCCGCACGGCGACAGCGCGATCTACGATGCGCTTGCCCGCATGACGCAGGACTGGTCGATGCGCGTCCCGCTGGTCGACGGCCAGGGCAATTTCGGATCGATGGACCCCGATCCGCCCGCCTCGATGCGCTACACCGAAGCGCGCCTGGCGCGCGTCGCCAACGCCCTGCTCGACGATCTCGACAAGGATACCGTCGATTTCACCGACAATTACGACCAGTCGCGGCAGGAACCCACTGTCCTGCCCGCGCGCTTCCCGAACCTGCTGGTCAATGGGGCGGGCGGCATCGCGGTGGGCATGGCCACCAACGTTCCCCCGCACAATCTGGGCGAGGTGATCGACGGCTGCTTCGCCTATATGGACAACCCGGCGATCACGTCGGAGGAATTGTTCGAGATCATCCCCGGCCCCGATTTCCCGACCGCGCCGCTGATCCTGGGCAAATCCGGTGCCCGCTCCGCCTACACCACCGGCCGCGGTTCCATCCTGATGCGCGCCCGGCACGAAATCGAGGAAAAGCGCGGAGAGCGGCGGTCGATCGTCCTCACCTCGATCCCCTATCAGGTCGGCAAGAACGGTCTCGTCGAAAAGATCGCCGAAGCCGCGAAGGAAAAGCGGATCGAGGGGATTTCCGACATCCGCGACGAAAGCTCGCGCGAGGGTGTGCGCGTGGTCGTGGACCTGAAGCGCGACGCCTCGCCCGAAGTCGTACTCAACCAGATCTGGCGCTATTCCCCCGCGCAGGCCAGCTTCCCCGCCAATATGCTGGCGATCCGCGGTGGCCGCCCGGAAGTCCTGACGCTTCGCGACTTCATCCAGGCGTTCATCAGCTTCCGCGAACAGGTCATTACCCGCCGCACCAAGTTCGAACTGAACAAGGCGCGCGAGCGGGCCCATATCCTGCTCGGCCTCGTAGTCGCGGTGTCGAACATGGACGAGGTCGTGGCGATGATCCGCGGCTCGTCCAATCCGGGCGAGGCGCGCGCGAAACTGCTCGCCAAGGAATGGCCGATCGGCGAGATCGCGCAATATATCGCGCTGGTCGAAGCGATCGAACCCAATGCCGAACAGGAAGGCGGAACCTATCGCCTGTCCGAACGGCAGGTGAAGGCGATCCTCGACCTCAGACTGCACCGACTGACGGCGCTTGGCCGCGACGAGATCGCCGACGAGTTGAAGGAACTCGCGGTCGCGATCGAGGAATATCTCGCGATCCTTGCCGACCGGGTCAAACTCTACGCCGTGATGCGCGAAGAATTGCAGGAAATCCGCGATCTCTACGCCACGCCGCGCCTCAGCGAGATCGCACCGGCTTGGGACGGCCTCGAGGACGAGGACCTGATCGAGCGCGAGGAGATGGTCGTCACCGTGACCCATGGTGGTTACATCAAGCGCACCCCGCTGACGACGTTCCGCGCGCAGGCGCGCGGCGGCAAGGGCCGCAGCGGCATGGCGACCAAGGACGAGGACGCGGTGGTCGAACTCTTCGTCACCTCGACTCACAATCCGGTGCTGTTCTTCACCAATACCGGCCGGGTCTATCGTCTTAAGGTCTGGAAGCTGCCCGAAGGCGGGCCGCAGACCAAGGGGCGGCCGATGGTCAACCTCCTCCCGCTGGGCGATGACGAGCGCGTGACCAATGTGCTCCCGCTGCCCGAGGATGAGGCTGAGTGGGACAAGCTCAACATCGTCTTTGCCACCGAACAGGGCATGGTGCGGCGCAATTCTATGGATGCCTTCACCAACGTTCCCTCCAACGGCAAATATGCGATGGGCTTCGTCGAGGATAGCGGTGACCGGCTGGTCGGCGTGCGCCTGTTGAATGAAAGTCAGGAAATCTTCCTCGCTTCGGATTCGGGCAAGGCGATCCGCTTCCAGGCGACCGATGCGCGCGAAACCAAGAGCCGCACGGGCATCGGTGTGCGCGGTATGCTGCTCAAGGGCGGCGCCAAGGTCGTCTCAATGGCCGTGCTCGACGCTGGCGAGCCGGAAACCGAAGTGCGCGACGCATATCTGCGCGGCGCGAGCTGGAAGAACAACGACACTGCAATCGACCTGCCGGACGAGAAGATCGCGGAATTGGCGGGAAGCGAAGAGTTCATCCTCACGCTGACCGCGAACGGATACGGCAAGATTACGTCGAGCTACGAATATCGCACCATCGGGCGCGGTGGCCAGGGCCTCACGAATATCGGCGAGCCGTCCTCGAACCCGGACCGCAACGGGCCGGTGGTCGCCAGCTTCCCGGTCAAGCACGGGTCGCAGCTGATGCTGGTGACCGATCAGGCCAAGCTGATCCGCCTGCCGATCACCTTCCGCCACCTGATCGAGGGCGGGTTCGACACCCATGCGGGCTATTCGATCTCGGGCCGCGGATCATCAGGCGTTCGCATCTTCAACGTGGCGAAGGGCGAGCAGATCGTAGGCGCCGCGCCGATCGACGAAACCGAAGAGCCGGAGAACGAGGCGGAGGAAGCGGTCGCGGACGAGATCGCCAGCCATGGCGGTTCGATCCACCCGACCACGCCGCACACGACCGCTCATTCGGACGACAATATCGAGGACGAACCGGACAGCGACTGAGCGCTATCGGTGCAGGCCCTTCGCCACTTCGTTGCGGAGGGCCTGCACCACGCCGGTCGCGATCATCAGCTGGCCGATATAATAGAGCGGCCAGACCATCCAGTCCGCCGCCGTGGGATCGAACCGTCCCGCCTCGCGCGCGATAATCATCAGGTCCGACGCGACGAACAACAGTGTCCCCATCCCGACGCGGTAGCGCGGGAAACGGCTGATCCAGGCCGACGCGCTCATTGCGGCAATGGTAGCGGCATAGAGAGTCGCAAGCTGCCAGTTCGCCTGCGGCCAGGCCGACAGCGCCGCGATCGCCGGGACCAGCAGCAGGATCGCGATCGCCGTCTGTTTCTGGCTGGCCCGCAAGGTCTTTCTGCGATTGCGCCAGTAGAGCGCGATCGCAACGAGGTGCGACAGCGCGAACAGCCCCGCCCCGATAAGAAAGGATATCTCGAGCACGATGTCGGCCAATGCGGCCACAGCGAGGACGCTCGCAATCAGGGCTCCGTCGATCCCGCTGCTTCGCCGCGCGGCGTAGATCGCCAGCAGGCCGACGCCAGCGCCTTTCAGGGCCATTACGAAAAGGCCCGGAAGCTGATCCGAGAGCAGGAAATAGCCAAGCGACGCGACGATGCTGGCCAGCAACCAGGGCCGATGATCGATCAGGGCTGTGCGAGCGGGTGTGGGCATTGCCCGCGAATGGCGTGGTTTGGCCCTACCGGCAAGCCATCACTCCCCTCACGTTGAAAGCGCGCCCCGTTTGGCGTAGCGGGCGCCATGATGGCTCACGATATCCACATCATCGGCGGCGGGCTCGCCGGAAGCGAAGCGACCTGGCAATTGGCACAGCGGGGTTTCCGCGTCCGCCTGTCCGAAATGCGCGGCTCGGGCGACATGACCCCCGCCCACCAGACCGACGGATTGGCTGAGCTGGTCTGCTCCAACAGCTTCCGCTCGGACGATAGCGACAAGAACGCGGTCGGCCTGCTGCATGACGAAATGCGGCGGTTGGACAGCCTTGTCATGATGGCCGGCGAAAAAGCCCGCGTTCCCGCCGGATCGGCCATGGCGGTGGATCGCGATGTCTTCTCGGCGGAAGTCGAGCGCGCTTTGTTGGAACATCCCAATGTAACCGTCGTGCGCGAGCGTGTCGACGCCCTGCCCGATAGCGGCCCGACGATCGTCGCCACCGGCCCGCTGACCGCGCAATCGCTGGCGCAAAGCATCGTCGAAGCCACGGGGCAGGACCGGCTGGCCTTTTTCGACGCGATCGCGCCGATCGTCCATCGCGACAGTATCGACATGGACATCTGCTGGATCCAGTCGCGCTGGAACAAGCGCACCGAAGCCTCGAACGAGGAAGGCGATTACATCAACTGCCCCATGACGAAGGAACAGTATTACGCCTTCCATCAAGGCCTGATGGACGGCGAGAAGACCGAATTTCGCGAATGGGAGAAGGACACGCCTTATTTCGATGGCTGTATGCCGATCGAGGTGATGGCGGCGCGCGGCGTCGAGACCTTGCGCTTCGGCCCGATGAAGCCGGTCGGCCTCGACAATCCGCGCGACACGACGCCGGAATTTCCGCAAGGCCGTTGGCCCTATGCGGTCGTCCAGCTGCGCCAGGATAACAAACTGGGCACGCTGTGGAACATGGTCGGCTTCCAGACCAAGCTCAAGCACGGGGCGCAGGTCGAGCTGTTTCGGACGATCCCCGGTCTCGAAAACGCGGAATTCGCCCGGCTTGGCGGTCTGCACCGGAACACCTTCCTCAATTCTCCTCTGGTCCTCGACCGCCAGCTCAGGCTCAATCGTGCACACCACATCCGGTTTGCCGGGCAGGTGACGGGCTGCGAAGGCTATGTCGAGAGCGCGGCGGTGGGTCTGATGGCGGGGCTGATGGCGGCGAGCGAACTGGCGGGCCGTGACTGGGCCCCTCCCCCACGAACCACGGCACTAGGGGCGCTTCTCTCGCACATCACCGGCGATGCCGAAGCGGAAACCTTCCAGCCCATGAACGTGAATTTCGGCCTCTTTCCGCCGCTCCACGATGTCGGCAAGAAACAGCGCAAGGAAGCCTATACCGCGCGGGCGAAGGCGGATCTCGGCCAATGGCTGCCCATTCTGGAGCGCGTGCCCGCCTGAGCCCGATTCAGCAGCGGCAGGCCGGCTTGGGTTTCGGCTTGGGCGCAGTGGTGGCGAATTCCGCCGGCGTCAGGGAGAGATTTCCGTCCGCATCGGCGCCTTCGAACTTGTCGACCGTGGCGACCGCCCATTCCTCGAAGGTCAGCAAATTGTTCCCGTCCTTGTCGAGCTTGCGAAAGGCGTCGGTTCGGCTGGATAGCATCTCGGTACGCGAGATCTTCCAGTCGCGATTGCGGTCGTAGCGGAAGAAGCGGCGCTGTTCGCGGGTGAGTTCGGTCGCCTCCGGCGGTTCCGGCCCGCGCAGATTGGTCGCATCGGCGCTTGGTAACTGGGAATCGTCGGCGCTCTCGGTCGGTTCGACCAGCGGCGGAGGTGCACCGCGCTCGACCTCGGCCCGGCCCTGCCACCAGAAGAAGCCGATCCCGGCCAGTATCAAGGCGCAGAATGCCCCCAACAACCCGTTTCGCATAAAGAGGGTCTCCCCCGATCAGACAGCCCGTCTAGCGCCCGGTCAGTCCTCGTCGCAAGACCGATAGGAGGTCGCCTGCGCGTGAAAGGGGTGCCGCCCCGCTCTCCAGCGCGCGGCGCCCGATCGTCTCCAATACAATCAGCGCCCGCAAGGCCCGCGGCAGGCGCGGTGCGTTCGGTAGCGCGAGCCCCTCGCGGCGTGCCAGTTCTCTCGCTTCGCTCTCGCTCATACTCGCCGCAGCGTCCGCCATGCTCCACCGCCCGCTCGCGAGCGCGATCGCCCGCTTGTCAGCCTTCGACCCGAGATGGTCCGCAAGGACGAGCCATCCGACCGCACGTCCCTCTCGATAGGCTTCGAAATCCGCATTCCGCGGCGGCGTATTCGCGAGCAGCGCTTCCCAGCCATCCACCAGACGTCCCAACCCGGACACGTCGGCGTCCCACGAGGCCAATTCCGACAGGATCGGATTGCCGACGGGCCAGTTCTCGCGCGGTTCGGCAAACCGGTCCCGCCACCAGGCGAGCCGCATCTGTGCCAGGATCGGTTCGCTGACCGTGAAGACGAATTTGGCGAACTGCGCATCCAGCGCAAGCAAGGTGTCGACGGCCGATCTCGCCGCACCGGAAGTGTAGCTGTTCGCAATGCGATGGATGTGTGCGCGGTCCACGTTTCGTCCTGCAATCCGCCCCGGTTTACACGTTGTTAGGCATGGAGCGGTACGTAGGCTTAACCGCAACCATCGCATAGGGCCCGCCATGGACTATCGCGCCGAGACCACATGATGTCAGCACGACCGAGCTACAGGTTCTCGTTGACGGCGCTGCGCCGTAACACCGGCGGCAATGTGCTGGCGATCGCGGCTGCGAGCGTTCTTCCCATTCTGGCTGTCATCGGCGGCGCGGTCGACATGAGCCGCAATTACATGGTGATGACCCGGCTGCAACAGGCTTGCGATGCGGGCGTCCTCGCCGGGCGCAAGGCAGTCGGGGCCAATCGCTACGACGCATCTGCGGCGGCCCAGGCGACGAAGATGTTCAACGCGAACTACCCGAAATCCTACGCGGGTAGCTATGATCTGAGCTTCACGCCCTCCTCGCCCGATGACGGAATTACCGTCAATGGAATCGCCAAAGCCAGCGTCCCGACCGCGATCATGAAGATTTTCGGCTACAAGCGGCAAAATTTGACTGCCGACTGTGCCGCGACTTTCAAAATTACCAATACCGATGTGACCATGGTCCTCGACGTCACCGGTTCCATGGGATGGTCGATCTCCGACGGTGCCGGAGGTACGACGACCCGAATAGAAGCGCTCAAGAAGGCGACCAAGAACTTCTACGACACGATGGCTTCGGCCAGCGCGAACTCAGGCGCGCGCATCCGCTATTCCTTCGTTCCCTATTCGCAAAGCGTGAACGCCGCACGTCTGGTCAAGACGCGTGACCCTTCCTTCATCGTCGGCGGAAACATCGCAGACACCGTCAATTTTTCGACAAGGCGGCCAGTCTACGAATCGACGGAAACGCGGATCGAGACGCTCACCGATGTCGATGCCTACGAGTGCTATGAGCTGTATTCGAAGAACCAGCCCATCACCGGCTGGTGGGCACCAAGCAATGATGGTTACACGCAAGGTCAGAACGCGACGAAATCCGGCGATTCCAGCGGCACCTACACGTTTCAATATTACAGCTGGAACGGCTCGACAGCCTATCCCAACACCTACCTGCGGGGGTCATCCTACTGGCGGACGTGCCAGCGCAGATCGATCCGCAAGGCGATCACCTACGATCGCAACGCGCCGAACGCGCGGTTCCTTCGCTACGATTATGAACAGGTCGCGACCCCGATCAACGCATATTACAACACATTGACCAATGGGTCCGTTGTCACGCGGCCTTCGGAACACGGTTCCTACAGCGACCGCTGGGCGGGTTGTCTTCGAGAACCGGATACTGTCAACTCCGATACATTCACCTTCAACACACTGTCAGGCCGTATCGAGCCGACTGCCGCAAAAGACCTCAATATCGATCTCGTGCCGAGCACCAATTCGGATCGCTGGAAACCTTTATGGCCGGAGATTATCTATCACCGGGAAGGGAACCCCAATAAAGTAAGCATTACGGATTCGAGCACCAATCCCCCATATACCTATGGTTATGTCTATGGTGCTTGCCCGCCCGCTGCGACCAATCTGGCGCAATTGAACAAGAGTGCTTTCGATGCCTACGTGAACAGCTTGGCAGCGCTGGGTGGAACGTATCACGATATAGGAATCCTCTGGGGGGCGCGTCTCTCTTCCCCCGATGGAATCTTCTCTTCGAACGTAAACGAAACCGCTCCGAATAATGGGTTCGTTTCGCGCAACATGATCTTCATGACCGATGGTGAATTATCCACCACTGTTTACGATTCGAATTCCTACGGAAACGAATGGAATGATCACAGGATCGTCAACTGGACCGGAGCGTATTGGGACGCGGCAGGGATCCAGGCGAAGCAGAACCCGAACCACAGGGCTCGCTTCCTCGCCCTTTGCGAGGCGGTGAAGGCGAAGAATATCCGTCTTTGGGTGGTCGCCTTCGCCACCAGTCTCGACAGCAATCTGGTCCAGTGCGCCAGCCCGAACAGCGCTTTCGTTTCGACCAACGCAGCGCAGCTCAATGACAATTTCGAGCGCATCGCCAAGAGCATGTCCGACCTCAGGATCGTGCAATGATCCGCCGACCGATGGGGAGCGATCAACGGGGCGCGACGGTCGTCGAGCTCGCCTTTGCGCTGCCCGTTTTTGTGATGCTCATCATGGGGGCGTTTCATTTCGGGCACCAGATCTACATCAATGCCGTAATGCAGGGCGCGCTGGAGGAAGCATCGCGGCAGGTGTCGTTGGAAACGGCAAACGGGCAGTTCGGGGAAATCGAGAAGCGCTACAAATCTCAGATCCAACCCATCATGCCGCAGGCCACGATTTCGCTGACGGCTCAAAATTACAAAGATTATGATTCCGTCGACCAGCCCGAGGTTTGGGCGGACGGCAACAGCGACGGGCGTTGCAACAACAACGAGGCTTTCGAGGATCTCAATCGCAACGGCCGCTGGGACGCGGATGCCGGGGCGACCGGCATTGGCGGCGCGCGCGACATCGTCGAATTGACCGCCAACGTTTCGTACGAGGCCCTGTTTCCCTTCTATCGCTTCATCGGCGGGTCTTCCATCGTCAACCTTTCGAGCAAGACCTACCTCAAGACGCAGCCCTACAAGCAGCAGCAAGCCCGCCAGCCCGTCACGGGAGTATGCCCGTGAAGTCGCGGACACTGAAGGGGATGCGCTCGAGAGTACGCCGCCGCTGGCGTGCTCTGCCGGGGGCTCAGTCCGGGCTCGCGCTGATCGAGTTCGCCTTTTCGCTACCGATTTTCATGCTGCTCGCCATGTTCGGAGCCGAGATCGCATTTCTCGCGACGGCCAACATGCGCACCAGCCAGGTCGCGCTGATGCTGGCCGACAACGCCTCCCGTCTCGGCCAGACCGACACCAACACGCTGTCTCCAACCATTACTGATAGCGACATCAACACGGTGCTGAGAGGCGCCTCGCTCCAGACCAAGACGCTCGGCATGATGCAGAAGGGGCGGATCGTCATCTCGAGCCTCGAACGCAATGCGACCGGCGGGCAAACCATACACTGGCAGAGATGCGCGGGCGTCTATAATCGCGGCTCCATGTATGGGAGCGAAGGCAAGGGCGCTTCTGATAATTCGTTCCTGGGCATGGGGCGCGGAACAGCCATCGCGACGGCGGAGCCGGGTAGCGCGGTGATGTTTGTGGAAGTGTTCTATCGCTACACGCCTTTATTCGGCACGACCTTCATGTCCGAGCGTGTGCTGTCTCAAGAGGCCGCAATGGTGATCCGCGATAATCGCAACCTGTCCGCAGGCCTCGCCAACAATGTCGAATCGAGCAAGCGCATGACGTGCGACAAATACCGGACGATCTGATGCGACATTCGGACCCACCCATTGGCATCAGGAAGAATCACCTGCTTTGGGCGGTCGGCGCGATCGTGTTGGGCATCATCCTGTTTTTCCCGTCGGATTTCGAGCCCGATAGCAACGCACCGGCGACGAGCGCCGAAGCGGACACTTCTGCGGCAATCGCGGGCTCGTCAGCCTCGCCTTCGAACGATGGGGTGACGACATTCGCTCGCAGCGAACCTGTCTCGGTCGGACAGGGATCGGAGCAGAAAGAGATCACCACATTGCGCCAGCAGATGGCCGATACGGGAACAGGTTTCTTGTTGCCGAACACCCAGCCCGTCGCTTCCGCTGCGATTTCGCGCGATGTGTTCGCTGCCGGAGAAGCCTACACCGCCAAAACCAGCGGTTGCGGAAACGCAGCGGGATGCGATCGCCGCTGAGTTTCCACTCGCGTCCACTTAGTCCCGGTAACAGACCTTCTTGACCGCCTCGACGATCCGCGGCGCATCGATGAGCGCGAGCTTTTCGAGATTGGCGGCATAGGGCAACGGGACATCCTCGTTGCAGACCCTCAGGACCGGCGCATCGAGATGGTCGAAACCTTCCTCCATGCAGATCGCCGTCACTTCCGAGGCGATCGAGCAGGTCGGCCAGCCTTCTTCGGCGATGACGAGGCGATTGGTCTTCGCCAGGCTGTCGAGGATCGCCTGCTTGTCGAGCGGGCGCAGCGTGCGCAGGTCGATGACTTCCGCCTCGATCCCTTCTTCGGCGAGCTTTTCCGCCGCTTCCAGCGAGAAACCGACGCCGATCGAATAGCTCACGATCGTCACATCCGATCCTTCGCGGACAATACGCGCCTTGCCGATCGGCAGGACGTGGTCGTCCAACTGCGGCAATTCGAAACTGCGGCCGTAGACCAGCTCGTTCTCGAGGAAGACAACCGGATCCTCGCTGCGGATGGCGGCCTTCATCAAACCCTTGGCGTCCGAGCTGTCATAAGGCGCGATCACAATCAGGCCGGGCACACTGGCATACCACGGGCCGTAATTCTGGCTGTGCTGCGCGCCCACCCGGCTCGCCGCACCATTGGGGCCACGGAACACGATCGGGCACCGCATCTGGCCGCCGGACATGTAATTGGTCTTGGCCGCCGAATTGATGATGTGATCGATCGCCTGCATGGCGAAATTGAAGGTCATGAATTCGACGATCGGACGAAGGCCGCCCATCGCCGCGCCGGTGCCGATACCGGCAAAGCCGTATTCGGTGATCGGCGTGTCGATCACACGCTTGGGACCGAACTCGTCGAGCAGGCCCTGAGTGACCTTGTAGGCGCCCTGATATTCGGCGACTTCCTCACCCATCACGAACACCCGTTCGTCACGGCGCATTTCTTCGGCCATGCCGTCACGCAAGGCCTCGCGCACGCTGATCGTCAGCATGTTGGTGCCGGCAGGTATCTCGGGATCGCTGGCGGGTGTGCGTGACTGTTTCGCAGGCTTGGCGGCCTTATCCTCGCCATCGGTTTCGCTATCACCGC
This genomic interval carries:
- the gyrA gene encoding DNA gyrase subunit A, whose product is MSDDTDMITPAPYGGDEYARIDIVDEMKTSYLDYAMSVIVSRALPDVRDGLKPVHRRILFASQEGGFVAGRPYRKSAKIVGDVMGNYHPHGDSAIYDALARMTQDWSMRVPLVDGQGNFGSMDPDPPASMRYTEARLARVANALLDDLDKDTVDFTDNYDQSRQEPTVLPARFPNLLVNGAGGIAVGMATNVPPHNLGEVIDGCFAYMDNPAITSEELFEIIPGPDFPTAPLILGKSGARSAYTTGRGSILMRARHEIEEKRGERRSIVLTSIPYQVGKNGLVEKIAEAAKEKRIEGISDIRDESSREGVRVVVDLKRDASPEVVLNQIWRYSPAQASFPANMLAIRGGRPEVLTLRDFIQAFISFREQVITRRTKFELNKARERAHILLGLVVAVSNMDEVVAMIRGSSNPGEARAKLLAKEWPIGEIAQYIALVEAIEPNAEQEGGTYRLSERQVKAILDLRLHRLTALGRDEIADELKELAVAIEEYLAILADRVKLYAVMREELQEIRDLYATPRLSEIAPAWDGLEDEDLIEREEMVVTVTHGGYIKRTPLTTFRAQARGGKGRSGMATKDEDAVVELFVTSTHNPVLFFTNTGRVYRLKVWKLPEGGPQTKGRPMVNLLPLGDDERVTNVLPLPEDEAEWDKLNIVFATEQGMVRRNSMDAFTNVPSNGKYAMGFVEDSGDRLVGVRLLNESQEIFLASDSGKAIRFQATDARETKSRTGIGVRGMLLKGGAKVVSMAVLDAGEPETEVRDAYLRGASWKNNDTAIDLPDEKIAELAGSEEFILTLTANGYGKITSSYEYRTIGRGGQGLTNIGEPSSNPDRNGPVVASFPVKHGSQLMLVTDQAKLIRLPITFRHLIEGGFDTHAGYSISGRGSSGVRIFNVAKGEQIVGAAPIDETEEPENEAEEAVADEIASHGGSIHPTTPHTTAHSDDNIEDEPDSD
- the trmFO gene encoding methylenetetrahydrofolate--tRNA-(uracil(54)-C(5))-methyltransferase (FADH(2)-oxidizing) TrmFO; protein product: MAHDIHIIGGGLAGSEATWQLAQRGFRVRLSEMRGSGDMTPAHQTDGLAELVCSNSFRSDDSDKNAVGLLHDEMRRLDSLVMMAGEKARVPAGSAMAVDRDVFSAEVERALLEHPNVTVVRERVDALPDSGPTIVATGPLTAQSLAQSIVEATGQDRLAFFDAIAPIVHRDSIDMDICWIQSRWNKRTEASNEEGDYINCPMTKEQYYAFHQGLMDGEKTEFREWEKDTPYFDGCMPIEVMAARGVETLRFGPMKPVGLDNPRDTTPEFPQGRWPYAVVQLRQDNKLGTLWNMVGFQTKLKHGAQVELFRTIPGLENAEFARLGGLHRNTFLNSPLVLDRQLRLNRAHHIRFAGQVTGCEGYVESAAVGLMAGLMAASELAGRDWAPPPRTTALGALLSHITGDAEAETFQPMNVNFGLFPPLHDVGKKQRKEAYTARAKADLGQWLPILERVPA
- a CDS encoding lysoplasmalogenase family protein, whose protein sequence is MPTPARTALIDHRPWLLASIVASLGYFLLSDQLPGLFVMALKGAGVGLLAIYAARRSSGIDGALIASVLAVAALADIVLEISFLIGAGLFALSHLVAIALYWRNRRKTLRASQKQTAIAILLLVPAIAALSAWPQANWQLATLYAATIAAMSASAWISRFPRYRVGMGTLLFVASDLMIIAREAGRFDPTAADWMVWPLYYIGQLMIATGVVQALRNEVAKGLHR
- a CDS encoding TadE/TadG family type IV pilus assembly protein, which encodes MTALRRNTGGNVLAIAAASVLPILAVIGGAVDMSRNYMVMTRLQQACDAGVLAGRKAVGANRYDASAAAQATKMFNANYPKSYAGSYDLSFTPSSPDDGITVNGIAKASVPTAIMKIFGYKRQNLTADCAATFKITNTDVTMVLDVTGSMGWSISDGAGGTTTRIEALKKATKNFYDTMASASANSGARIRYSFVPYSQSVNAARLVKTRDPSFIVGGNIADTVNFSTRRPVYESTETRIETLTDVDAYECYELYSKNQPITGWWAPSNDGYTQGQNATKSGDSSGTYTFQYYSWNGSTAYPNTYLRGSSYWRTCQRRSIRKAITYDRNAPNARFLRYDYEQVATPINAYYNTLTNGSVVTRPSEHGSYSDRWAGCLREPDTVNSDTFTFNTLSGRIEPTAAKDLNIDLVPSTNSDRWKPLWPEIIYHREGNPNKVSITDSSTNPPYTYGYVYGACPPAATNLAQLNKSAFDAYVNSLAALGGTYHDIGILWGARLSSPDGIFSSNVNETAPNNGFVSRNMIFMTDGELSTTVYDSNSYGNEWNDHRIVNWTGAYWDAAGIQAKQNPNHRARFLALCEAVKAKNIRLWVVAFATSLDSNLVQCASPNSAFVSTNAAQLNDNFERIAKSMSDLRIVQ
- a CDS encoding TadE family protein, whose protein sequence is MKSRTLKGMRSRVRRRWRALPGAQSGLALIEFAFSLPIFMLLAMFGAEIAFLATANMRTSQVALMLADNASRLGQTDTNTLSPTITDSDINTVLRGASLQTKTLGMMQKGRIVISSLERNATGGQTIHWQRCAGVYNRGSMYGSEGKGASDNSFLGMGRGTAIATAEPGSAVMFVEVFYRYTPLFGTTFMSERVLSQEAAMVIRDNRNLSAGLANNVESSKRMTCDKYRTI
- a CDS encoding pyruvate dehydrogenase complex E1 component subunit beta — translated: MAIELKMPALSPTMEEGTLAKWLKQEGDTIEIGDIIAEIETDKATMEFEAVDEGTLGKIMVAEGTEGVKVGEVIAMLAGEGEDASSVEAPSSSEVEDVPGEGKDVGRGDSETDGEDKAAKPAKQSRTPASDPEIPAGTNMLTISVREALRDGMAEEMRRDERVFVMGEEVAEYQGAYKVTQGLLDEFGPKRVIDTPITEYGFAGIGTGAAMGGLRPIVEFMTFNFAMQAIDHIINSAAKTNYMSGGQMRCPIVFRGPNGAASRVGAQHSQNYGPWYASVPGLIVIAPYDSSDAKGLMKAAIRSEDPVVFLENELVYGRSFELPQLDDHVLPIGKARIVREGSDVTIVSYSIGVGFSLEAAEKLAEEGIEAEVIDLRTLRPLDKQAILDSLAKTNRLVIAEEGWPTCSIASEVTAICMEEGFDHLDAPVLRVCNEDVPLPYAANLEKLALIDAPRIVEAVKKVCYRD
- a CDS encoding TadE/TadG family type IV pilus assembly protein, producing the protein MIRRPMGSDQRGATVVELAFALPVFVMLIMGAFHFGHQIYINAVMQGALEEASRQVSLETANGQFGEIEKRYKSQIQPIMPQATISLTAQNYKDYDSVDQPEVWADGNSDGRCNNNEAFEDLNRNGRWDADAGATGIGGARDIVELTANVSYEALFPFYRFIGGSSIVNLSSKTYLKTQPYKQQQARQPVTGVCP
- a CDS encoding EF-hand domain-containing protein, which codes for MRNGLLGAFCALILAGIGFFWWQGRAEVERGAPPPLVEPTESADDSQLPSADATNLRGPEPPEATELTREQRRFFRYDRNRDWKISRTEMLSSRTDAFRKLDKDGNNLLTFEEWAVATVDKFEGADADGNLSLTPAEFATTAPKPKPKPACRC